The genomic segment AGAGCGCCGGCTGGTCCTGGCGCGTGCGTTCGTCCAGGGGTCGCTCCGGAATATCCGGACCGTGCTCCTCTACTACCGCCGGCGCGGTATCGACGTGCAGGGTGCGGTGGAGATAGTCGATCAGTCGCTGGCCGGACTGGACCGTGCCGGTTCGCCCGCTGCACTCATGGCATTGGAAGGGCAAGCGCGCGAGGCGTATTACGCGACCTGGCCGAGTATCATCGAGGCCGAGTTTCCCTTCGGCCCGCGCACCAGGCGACCCCCACGTGACGAGACGAACGCACTCATCTCGTTCGGTAACTCGCTGCTCTATACGGCTGTCCTGGCTCAGATCTATCAGACGCATCTCGACCCGCGTATCGGGTATCTGCACGAGACGAACTTCCGTCGGCACACACTGAACCTCGACGTGGCCGAGGTCTTCAAGCCGGTGCTCGTCGATCGCCTCATCTTCCGTCTGGTCAACCGGGGGCAGCTGCAACGCCGTCACTTCGTTACCGGCGCCGAGGGTGTCTTCCTCGACGATGAGGGACGCAAGCTCGTCGTCGAAGCCTGGGAACAGACGCTGCAGGAGACGTACCGTCATCCGGCGCTCAACCGCTCGGTTTCCTACCGCACGACGTTGCGGCTGGAACTCTACAAACTGGAGAAGCACCTGCTCGGTGAGCAACCGTACGCTCCCTACGCGCTGCGCAGTTGAGCTGACGCGGCCGAGTTATCCTTGGGGAACATGACGCGAGAATAGGTTGCTCGACGGGCAGGGGCGCGCATGTACGTGATCGTGGCGTACGACGTCGGGGTGGAGCGGGTCGCACGCGTCCTCAAGATCTGCCGCAAGTACCTGACGTGGATCCAGAATTCACTCCTGGAAGGTGAGTTGACCCCGGCACAGCTCCGCCGGCTCCAGCACGAGCTGGAACAGGTGATCGACCAGGACGCGGATAGCGTGCAGTTCTATATCCTGCCCCAAGCCTCAGTCGCCAAGCGGGTGACGCTGGGGATCGTCAAGAACGAGC from the Thermomicrobium sp. 4228-Ro genome contains:
- the cas1b gene encoding type I-B CRISPR-associated endonuclease Cas1b, with the protein product MTKPVYVFSSGRLARHQNTIVLETEEGKRFLPVEQVSELYIFGEVDLNKRFLEFVAREGILLHFFNRYGYYTGTFYPREYLASGALILRQVGHYLDAERRLVLARAFVQGSLRNIRTVLLYYRRRGIDVQGAVEIVDQSLAGLDRAGSPAALMALEGQAREAYYATWPSIIEAEFPFGPRTRRPPRDETNALISFGNSLLYTAVLAQIYQTHLDPRIGYLHETNFRRHTLNLDVAEVFKPVLVDRLIFRLVNRGQLQRRHFVTGAEGVFLDDEGRKLVVEAWEQTLQETYRHPALNRSVSYRTTLRLELYKLEKHLLGEQPYAPYALRS
- the cas2 gene encoding CRISPR-associated endonuclease Cas2; the encoded protein is MYVIVAYDVGVERVARVLKICRKYLTWIQNSLLEGELTPAQLRRLQHELEQVIDQDADSVQFYILPQASVAKRVTLGIVKNEPSQVI